A stretch of Halomonas elongata DSM 2581 DNA encodes these proteins:
- the tolB gene encoding Tol-Pal system beta propeller repeat protein TolB, translating to MRALMTTWLAALLLFCTPLAQAELTIDITRGNEQATPIAVVPFADEGASLPVDLAQIVADDLERSGYFAPLERGAMFEKPSSSDEVRFGDWKALDTRYMVVGRVSREGEGVRVRYELMDVSGESRMLGETVTASSGQLRAAAHRISDQVFEAITGIRGAFSTRIAYVTSEGVGDNMSFRLFVADADGHNSQQALSSDEPIMSPSWSPDGRKLAYVSFEGERPAIYVQEVSSGRRVKLTSFEGLNSAPSWSPDGRKLAVALSRDGQPEIYTIDIGSRDLQRITNSPSIETEPAWSPDGRSLIYTSDRSGGPQIYRQALGGGEPERLTYTGNYNARARFAPDGEAIFLIHKGNNGYQVARQDLDNGRLVEISDAQQAESPSVAPNGTMVIFATQQGSRGVLGAVSADGRASFRLPAAQGDVREPAWSPFLN from the coding sequence ATGAGAGCCTTGATGACCACCTGGCTGGCGGCCTTGCTGCTATTTTGCACGCCGCTTGCCCAGGCCGAACTGACCATCGACATCACCCGTGGCAACGAGCAGGCCACGCCCATCGCAGTGGTGCCGTTCGCCGACGAAGGGGCCAGCCTGCCCGTAGATCTGGCCCAGATCGTCGCCGACGACCTGGAACGCAGTGGCTATTTCGCGCCTCTCGAGCGTGGAGCGATGTTCGAGAAGCCCTCCAGCAGCGACGAGGTGCGTTTCGGCGATTGGAAGGCCCTGGATACACGCTACATGGTGGTGGGTCGCGTCTCCCGTGAAGGCGAGGGTGTACGCGTGCGCTACGAGCTGATGGATGTCAGTGGTGAGTCGCGCATGCTGGGCGAGACCGTCACGGCGAGTTCCGGCCAGCTGCGTGCCGCCGCGCACCGCATCAGCGACCAGGTCTTCGAGGCGATTACCGGCATTCGCGGCGCCTTTTCCACGCGTATCGCCTATGTCACTTCCGAAGGCGTCGGCGACAACATGTCGTTCAGGCTTTTCGTCGCCGATGCCGACGGCCACAACAGCCAGCAGGCGCTGAGCTCGGACGAGCCGATCATGTCGCCGTCCTGGTCACCGGACGGTCGCAAGCTGGCCTATGTCTCGTTCGAGGGCGAGCGCCCGGCCATCTATGTGCAGGAGGTCAGCAGCGGCCGGCGTGTGAAGCTGACTTCCTTCGAGGGCCTGAACAGCGCACCGAGCTGGTCGCCGGATGGCCGCAAGCTGGCCGTGGCGCTGTCCCGTGACGGACAGCCGGAAATCTACACCATCGATATCGGCTCGCGGGACCTGCAACGGATCACCAACAGCCCGAGCATCGAGACCGAGCCGGCCTGGTCGCCGGATGGCCGCAGCCTGATCTATACCTCGGATCGTAGCGGCGGGCCGCAGATCTATCGCCAGGCGCTGGGCGGCGGCGAGCCGGAGCGTCTGACCTACACCGGCAACTACAATGCCCGGGCGCGTTTCGCACCGGACGGCGAGGCGATATTCCTGATCCACAAGGGTAACAATGGCTATCAGGTTGCCCGGCAGGATCTGGACAACGGGCGACTGGTCGAGATCAGCGACGCTCAGCAGGCTGAGTCGCCCAGTGTCGCGCCGAATGGCACCATGGTAATCTTCGCCACCCAGCAGGGAAGTCGTGGTGTGCTGGGGGCCGTATCCGCGGACGGACGTGCCTCGTTCCGACTGCCCGCGGCCCAGGGTGACGTACGCGAACCGGCGTGGTCACCGTTTCTGAACTGA
- the pal gene encoding peptidoglycan-associated lipoprotein Pal: MQFKPYARSLAVAFSLALVAGCSSTGGTQDGSMSGSGTTSGSGAGASGAGTGQVSGSGLGDGSGQMADSRIPEVRTIYFAFDSDAIRPEFQSVLNAHARFLRNNPNANVVLQGHTDERGTREYNLALGERRAGAVEEFLSVQGVSPSQVEVVSYGEERPAARGSNEEAYAQNRRVVFAY, translated from the coding sequence ATGCAATTCAAGCCCTATGCCCGGTCCCTGGCCGTTGCCTTCTCTCTGGCCCTGGTGGCCGGTTGCTCGAGCACCGGTGGCACCCAGGACGGCTCCATGTCCGGAAGTGGTACGACCAGCGGCTCCGGGGCGGGTGCCAGCGGCGCCGGAACCGGCCAGGTCAGCGGTAGTGGCCTGGGCGATGGTTCCGGCCAGATGGCCGATTCCCGCATTCCCGAGGTTCGCACCATCTATTTCGCCTTCGACAGCGATGCGATTCGTCCCGAGTTCCAGTCGGTGCTGAATGCGCATGCCCGCTTCCTGCGCAACAATCCCAATGCCAATGTGGTTCTGCAGGGGCATACCGACGAGCGTGGCACCCGTGAATACAACCTCGCCCTCGGCGAGCGTCGTGCCGGTGCCGTCGAGGAATTCCTGAGCGTGCAAGGGGTTTCCCCGTCGCAGGTGGAAGTCGTGAGCTACGGTGAAGAGCGTCCTGCCGCCCGTGGCAGCAACGAGGAAGCCTACGCCCAGAACCGTCGGGTCGTCTTCGCCTACTGA
- the ybgF gene encoding tol-pal system protein YbgF → MRQGLKRLCTLGLLGLPLAVTLPAVAQQPVVRDLSAGDSTFYDQAATREEAGGSLVLFNRVQRNQEELRRLRGQVEELRYQLEQLRKQTRQQYMDIEDRLSTAGGSASAPSSQAPSSSSASSEGDSAASGPSSAPDQGASGGDSAGREAYQAAFAKVQARDFGAAKQAFQSFIDDYPQSGLTANAYYWLGELHSAESELDAAADAFNRVIESYPDSNKVPDALYKLGLLKARQGDPEASRELLERVQNDYPDSSAANLADDFLRQSGN, encoded by the coding sequence ATGAGACAGGGTCTCAAACGACTGTGCACGCTGGGTCTCCTCGGATTGCCGCTGGCCGTGACATTGCCGGCCGTGGCCCAGCAACCGGTGGTCAGGGACCTGTCCGCCGGTGACAGTACTTTCTACGATCAGGCCGCCACGCGTGAGGAAGCGGGCGGCAGTCTGGTGCTCTTCAACCGCGTGCAGCGCAATCAGGAGGAGCTGCGCCGCCTGCGTGGCCAGGTCGAGGAATTGCGTTATCAGCTGGAGCAGCTGCGCAAGCAGACGCGTCAGCAGTACATGGACATCGAGGATCGCCTGTCTACGGCCGGGGGGAGCGCATCGGCTCCCTCCAGCCAGGCGCCGTCGTCGTCCAGTGCATCAAGCGAGGGAGATTCGGCAGCGTCCGGCCCCTCATCTGCACCAGACCAGGGTGCCTCGGGCGGAGACTCCGCGGGACGCGAGGCATATCAGGCAGCCTTCGCCAAGGTGCAGGCCCGGGATTTCGGAGCCGCCAAGCAAGCCTTCCAGTCCTTCATCGACGACTATCCGCAGAGCGGCCTGACCGCCAATGCCTATTATTGGCTCGGCGAGCTGCACTCCGCGGAGTCCGAACTGGATGCAGCAGCGGACGCCTTCAATCGGGTCATCGAGTCCTATCCTGATAGCAACAAGGTACCGGACGCCCTCTACAAGCTGGGACTGCTCAAGGCGCGTCAGGGTGATCCCGAGGCCAGTCGCGAGCTGCTCGAGCGGGTGCAGAATGACTACCCCGACAGCAGTGCCGCCAATCTCGCCGATGACTTCCTGAGGCAATCGGGCAACTGA
- a CDS encoding YciK family oxidoreductase: MPCKIDYEPADDLLADRIILVTGAGDGIGRAAALSYARHGATVILLGRTIAKLEKVYDEIEAAGCPQPAIFPLNFEGATLKDFHDMAETLDGEFGRLDGILHNAGLLGRITPFEQYDPALWEQVMQVNVNGPLWMTQALLPLLRASQDASVIFTSSSVGRKGRAYWGAYSVSKFATEGFVEVLAEEVEHLGSLRINSLNPGATRTAMRKAAYPGEDPMTLRSPEDIMPTYLWLMGPDSRGHNGEKFDAQPPRA; this comes from the coding sequence ATGCCCTGCAAGATCGACTATGAACCTGCTGATGACCTGCTCGCCGATCGCATCATTCTCGTGACCGGTGCCGGCGACGGAATCGGTCGTGCCGCTGCCCTGAGCTATGCCCGCCATGGCGCCACCGTGATCCTGCTCGGCCGGACCATCGCCAAGCTGGAGAAGGTCTACGACGAGATCGAGGCGGCGGGGTGTCCTCAGCCGGCGATCTTCCCGCTCAACTTCGAGGGGGCGACGCTCAAGGACTTCCATGACATGGCCGAGACGCTCGACGGGGAGTTCGGTCGCCTGGATGGCATCCTGCATAATGCGGGGCTGCTGGGTCGCATCACGCCCTTCGAGCAGTACGATCCCGCCCTGTGGGAGCAGGTCATGCAGGTCAATGTCAATGGCCCGCTATGGATGACCCAGGCGCTGCTGCCGCTGTTGCGGGCTTCGCAGGATGCCTCGGTGATCTTCACCTCATCGAGCGTGGGGCGGAAGGGCCGTGCCTATTGGGGAGCCTACTCGGTGTCGAAGTTTGCCACCGAAGGATTCGTGGAAGTGCTGGCCGAAGAGGTCGAGCATCTCGGCAGCCTGCGCATCAACAGCCTCAATCCGGGCGCGACCCGCACCGCCATGCGCAAGGCCGCCTATCCGGGGGAAGATCCCATGACCCTGAGGTCGCCCGAGGACATCATGCCCACCTATCTGTGGCTGATGGGGCCGGACAGTCGGGGCCACAACGGCGAAAAGTTCGACGCCCAGCCACCTCGCGCCTGA
- a CDS encoding HAD-IA family hydrolase produces MTSSLPTLEALLFDLDGTLVDTAPDLARATNALRAHHGMPALPYPTIRTQVSNGGSALVALALGLDKDHPDHAAARDFLLARYGEAVAVESVVFPPLDRLLESWQEARRPWGIVTNKPRAYAAPLVAELGLRPDVLLCADDLPVKKPDPTPLLEAARRLGVAPEHCWYVGDHRRDIEAAHAAGMTAVAVGYGYMEVENDHRDWSADLCVDTAEELTQALLSGD; encoded by the coding sequence TTGACTTCCAGCCTGCCGACGCTCGAGGCACTGCTCTTCGACCTGGACGGCACCCTGGTGGATACCGCGCCGGACCTGGCGCGTGCCACCAATGCCCTACGGGCGCATCACGGGATGCCGGCCCTGCCCTATCCGACGATCCGTACCCAGGTGTCCAATGGCGGCAGTGCCCTGGTGGCTCTGGCGCTTGGCCTCGACAAGGACCATCCCGACCACGCGGCGGCCAGAGACTTCCTGCTGGCCCGCTATGGCGAGGCGGTGGCCGTCGAGAGTGTCGTCTTCCCGCCTCTGGATCGACTGCTGGAAAGCTGGCAGGAAGCGAGGCGTCCCTGGGGGATTGTCACCAACAAGCCCAGGGCCTATGCAGCCCCCCTGGTGGCCGAACTCGGCCTGCGCCCCGATGTCCTGCTGTGTGCCGACGATCTGCCGGTCAAGAAGCCGGATCCGACCCCCCTGCTCGAAGCGGCGCGGCGCCTCGGCGTCGCCCCCGAGCATTGCTGGTATGTCGGCGACCATCGGCGTGACATCGAGGCCGCGCACGCCGCCGGCATGACCGCCGTGGCGGTGGGATACGGCTACATGGAAGTGGAAAACGATCACCGCGACTGGTCGGCGGATCTATGCGTCGACACCGCCGAGGAACTGACGCAGGCCCTGCTCTCCGGCGACTGA
- the ubiG gene encoding bifunctional 2-polyprenyl-6-hydroxyphenol methylase/3-demethylubiquinol 3-O-methyltransferase UbiG, giving the protein MTASQSQMGNVDAAEIAKFEALADRWWDPSGEFKPLHDINPLRLDFIDARAGLAERRVIDVGCGGGILSESMAHRGGIVTGIDLGEAPLAVARRHAEQSGLDIDYRCISVEEMAEQHPGEFDVVTCLEMLEHVPDPASVVRACARLAKPGGHLVFSTLNRHPKAYALAVIGAEYLLRMLPRGTHDYARFIRPSELATWARDAGLEVREQSGLTYQPLTRRYRLSANDVSVNYLMHCRREAP; this is encoded by the coding sequence ATGACGGCAAGCCAGTCCCAGATGGGCAACGTCGACGCGGCGGAGATCGCCAAGTTCGAGGCCCTGGCAGACCGCTGGTGGGACCCCAGCGGCGAATTCAAGCCCCTGCATGACATCAATCCGCTGCGCCTGGATTTCATCGATGCCCGGGCGGGACTGGCCGAGCGACGAGTGATCGACGTGGGCTGTGGCGGCGGCATCCTTTCCGAGTCCATGGCCCATCGGGGCGGCATCGTCACCGGTATTGATCTGGGCGAGGCGCCGCTGGCCGTGGCCAGGCGTCATGCCGAACAGTCCGGGCTCGATATCGATTATCGCTGCATCAGCGTCGAGGAAATGGCCGAGCAGCACCCCGGGGAATTCGACGTTGTTACCTGCCTGGAAATGCTCGAGCACGTTCCCGACCCGGCGTCCGTCGTACGGGCTTGCGCCCGGCTGGCCAAGCCCGGCGGTCATCTCGTCTTCTCGACACTCAACCGTCACCCCAAGGCCTATGCACTGGCGGTCATCGGCGCCGAGTACCTGTTGCGCATGCTGCCGCGAGGTACCCACGACTACGCCAGGTTCATCCGTCCTTCGGAACTTGCCACCTGGGCACGGGATGCCGGACTCGAGGTCCGCGAGCAGAGTGGGCTCACCTACCAGCCACTGACGCGCCGCTATCGCTTGTCGGCCAACGATGTCTCGGTCAACTATCTCATGCACTGCCGACGGGAGGCGCCTTGA
- the galU gene encoding UTP--glucose-1-phosphate uridylyltransferase GalU translates to MIRKAVLPVAGFGTRCLPASKAIPKEMITIVDRPVIQYVVQEAVDAGIRDIVLVTHGSKSAIENHFDKHFELEASLEAKGKWELLEELRAIVPSDVNIISVRQSEPLGLGHAVLCARPVIGDDEPFAVLLPDVLVDDSDLNGNNDLAGMVASFESRGRSQLMVEEVPHDMVHKYGIVAPEGEAPAAGEACSLAGVVEKPTQDEAPSDLAVIGRYVLPGRIFPLLAETPPGAGDEIQLTDAIETLRREEGVDAWRMRGRTYDCGHQLGYLEAILAYGRRHPSYGEGFRDLLTRYTGEE, encoded by the coding sequence ATGATCCGCAAGGCTGTTCTACCCGTTGCCGGTTTTGGCACCCGCTGCCTGCCCGCCTCCAAGGCGATTCCCAAGGAAATGATCACCATCGTCGATCGCCCAGTGATCCAGTACGTGGTCCAGGAAGCAGTGGACGCGGGTATTCGCGACATCGTGCTGGTAACGCATGGCAGCAAGAGTGCCATCGAGAACCACTTCGACAAGCACTTCGAACTCGAGGCGAGCCTCGAGGCCAAGGGCAAATGGGAGCTGCTGGAAGAGCTGCGTGCCATCGTGCCTTCCGATGTCAACATCATCAGCGTACGCCAGTCCGAACCGCTGGGACTCGGCCATGCGGTGCTCTGTGCCCGTCCGGTGATCGGCGACGATGAGCCCTTTGCCGTGCTGCTGCCGGATGTTCTGGTCGATGACAGCGATTTGAACGGCAACAATGATCTGGCCGGGATGGTGGCATCCTTCGAGAGTCGTGGTCGTAGCCAGCTGATGGTCGAGGAAGTACCCCACGACATGGTGCACAAGTATGGCATCGTGGCGCCCGAGGGCGAAGCACCGGCGGCCGGAGAGGCCTGTTCTCTGGCCGGAGTTGTCGAGAAGCCGACACAGGACGAAGCACCTTCAGATCTGGCCGTGATCGGTCGTTATGTCCTGCCGGGGCGGATCTTTCCGCTGCTGGCCGAGACGCCGCCCGGCGCCGGCGACGAGATCCAGCTTACCGATGCCATCGAGACGCTGCGCCGCGAGGAGGGAGTGGATGCCTGGCGGATGCGCGGGCGTACCTATGACTGCGGCCACCAGCTCGGCTACCTGGAGGCCATCCTGGCCTACGGGCGTCGTCATCCCAGTTACGGTGAAGGCTTCCGTGACCTGCTCACTCGTTACACTGGCGAGGAGTAA
- a CDS encoding nucleotide sugar dehydrogenase — translation MRVVVIGSELAAATAAAALSWVGHDVVWRPHSSSDWNALAASAWLASEPELRASLEEGLRHGKLHILQPEEAIPNTEPRDVLWLALSPEQRGDAGDLVGAVAPCLSESAVLINNSTFPVGETEALEDRLGDARRSAVALADLLEEGRAWEAFTRPSRWLLGCDDDRAEHQVRELLRAFNRRRDVFQRMPRRAAELSKLAINGMLATRISYMNEIAGLADSLGVDVEYVRQGMGADTRIGYEYLYPGCGFGGPSFSRDLMRLADVQSASGRHSLLLDQVLDINEHKKETLFRKLWAHYHGCLEGRTVAIWGAAFKPGTARIDHAPVLTLLRALWAQGVHVRLHDPAAIAALRDKVGEHPLLSCFDGDPDEATEGADALMLVTEWKAYWNPDWQQLASQLAGRLLLDGRNIYDPRYVASMGLHYRGIGRSADP, via the coding sequence ATGCGCGTCGTCGTCATCGGCAGTGAGCTGGCCGCCGCCACGGCGGCGGCCGCTCTTTCCTGGGTGGGGCATGACGTGGTGTGGCGCCCTCACTCTTCCTCGGATTGGAATGCGCTCGCGGCCAGTGCCTGGCTGGCCAGCGAGCCGGAACTGCGAGCCAGTCTCGAGGAAGGGCTCCGACACGGCAAGCTTCATATCCTTCAGCCCGAGGAGGCGATTCCGAACACGGAGCCGCGCGATGTGCTGTGGCTGGCCCTTTCTCCCGAGCAGCGTGGCGATGCCGGCGATCTGGTTGGTGCCGTCGCTCCCTGCCTGTCGGAATCGGCAGTACTGATCAACAACTCCACCTTCCCGGTGGGCGAAACCGAAGCGCTGGAAGACCGGCTCGGCGATGCACGACGCTCTGCCGTGGCCTTGGCTGACCTGCTCGAGGAAGGCCGTGCCTGGGAGGCGTTCACGCGACCTTCGCGTTGGTTGCTGGGCTGCGATGACGATCGCGCCGAGCATCAGGTGCGCGAGCTGTTGCGCGCCTTCAATCGGCGGCGCGATGTCTTCCAGCGCATGCCCCGGCGGGCCGCCGAACTGAGCAAGCTGGCCATCAACGGGATGCTTGCCACACGCATCAGCTACATGAACGAGATCGCCGGTCTGGCCGACAGCCTGGGTGTCGACGTCGAGTATGTACGGCAAGGCATGGGCGCCGATACGCGCATCGGTTATGAATATCTCTATCCGGGCTGCGGTTTCGGAGGCCCCAGCTTCTCCCGCGACCTGATGCGCCTTGCCGATGTGCAGTCGGCCAGTGGCCGCCACTCGCTATTGCTGGATCAAGTGCTCGACATCAATGAGCACAAGAAGGAGACGTTGTTCCGCAAACTGTGGGCTCACTACCATGGTTGCCTGGAAGGCAGGACCGTGGCCATCTGGGGGGCGGCCTTCAAGCCGGGCACGGCGCGTATCGACCATGCGCCGGTGCTGACGCTGTTGCGCGCACTCTGGGCGCAGGGCGTGCACGTTCGCCTGCACGATCCGGCGGCCATCGCGGCACTGCGCGACAAGGTCGGCGAACATCCGCTGTTGAGTTGCTTCGACGGGGATCCCGATGAGGCCACCGAAGGGGCCGATGCCTTGATGCTGGTCACCGAATGGAAGGCGTACTGGAACCCGGACTGGCAGCAACTGGCCTCCCAGCTTGCCGGACGTCTGTTGCTGGATGGCCGCAATATCTATGATCCCCGCTATGTGGCCTCCATGGGACTGCATTATCGGGGAATCGGGAGAAGCGCCGATCCATGA
- a CDS encoding superoxide dismutase: protein MAFELPALPYEKNALEPQLSAETLEYHYGKHHQAYVTRLNQMIEGTADADKSLEEIIASSSGPLFNQAAQVWNHTFYWHCLSPKGGGAPGGALGKAIEAGYGSFERFKEAFNDKAMDNFGSGWTWLVKTDDGGVEIINSDDADCPIAHGRTPLLTIDVWEHAYYIDYRNARRKYLENIWKVLNWEFVAQNFA from the coding sequence ATGGCCTTCGAACTGCCGGCACTGCCCTACGAGAAGAATGCGCTGGAACCGCAGCTCTCCGCCGAGACCCTCGAATACCACTACGGCAAGCACCATCAGGCCTACGTCACCAGGCTCAACCAGATGATCGAAGGCACGGCGGACGCCGACAAGTCTCTGGAAGAGATCATCGCCTCATCCTCCGGCCCTTTGTTCAACCAGGCGGCCCAAGTCTGGAACCATACCTTCTACTGGCACTGCCTGTCTCCCAAAGGTGGCGGCGCCCCCGGCGGCGCACTGGGAAAGGCCATCGAGGCCGGATACGGTTCCTTCGAGAGGTTCAAGGAAGCCTTCAACGACAAGGCCATGGACAACTTCGGCTCCGGCTGGACCTGGCTGGTCAAGACCGATGACGGCGGCGTGGAGATCATCAACAGCGACGATGCCGACTGCCCCATCGCCCACGGTCGTACTCCCCTGCTGACCATCGATGTCTGGGAACATGCCTACTACATCGACTACCGCAACGCGCGTCGCAAGTACCTGGAAAACATCTGGAAGGTGTTGAACTGGGAGTTCGTGGCCCAGAACTTCGCCTGA
- the tamA gene encoding autotransporter assembly complex protein TamA — MDNRVFIRLGAGVLSLVVAMPALALDASIKGVKGKLADNIEIYLDGLDETQYQAERLEAEVRRLVSEALRPFGYYDPSLTVRFDDPESPSHVDLEIDRGEPVRIEQLNFAVEGAAAEDPPFAKAIEAYPQKEGDVLRHAPYDALRSELSGLALQRGYFDWRFTQRRLEVRPWDHSARLSLGLDSGQRYHFGKVYFRGQHIEPERLQNLVPFEEGAPYLAGRVARLNQNLGQTAWFGSVSVRPRLDQGPEALALPPHEAGWWHSLDVADIPPAPPAPPRISPQALGAAAELQAPETPRVPIDVLVTPADRHQFETGIGYATDVGPRARLTWNQPWVNRYGHSWNHDLYVSGPEQKFSGSYTMPLEDPLRDSYELQYGIRNKDSDDTESLEASVEFGRRWKFDNGWEQYLYVRSTYEDFTQAGESNQVLLLYPGVRWSRTRTHNPTFPTWGDRQQLTVQYSNEAWGSDAEFLRINGDTQWIRMLGDANRFVGRLGAGSISTSDFADVPPSLRFFTGGDNSVRGYSYESLSPEDDEGRLIGGKQRFVASVEAQRRIADKWWLASFVDTGDAFTDWWPEQLKTGAGLGVRWISPVGPIRFDVAHPFDDDDAYRIHFSIGPEF; from the coding sequence ATGGATAATCGCGTGTTCATACGCCTCGGGGCCGGGGTCCTGAGCCTTGTCGTGGCAATGCCGGCCCTGGCGCTGGATGCCTCGATCAAAGGCGTCAAGGGAAAGCTGGCCGACAACATCGAAATCTATCTCGATGGTCTGGACGAGACCCAGTACCAGGCCGAACGCCTCGAGGCCGAGGTCCGTCGCCTCGTCTCCGAGGCGTTGCGCCCCTTCGGCTACTACGACCCCAGTCTGACCGTGCGTTTCGACGATCCCGAGTCGCCTTCCCATGTCGACCTGGAAATCGACAGGGGCGAGCCGGTGCGCATCGAACAACTGAATTTCGCGGTGGAAGGCGCGGCCGCCGAGGACCCTCCCTTTGCCAAGGCCATCGAGGCCTATCCGCAGAAGGAAGGGGACGTGCTGCGTCACGCGCCCTACGATGCCCTGCGCAGCGAACTCTCCGGACTGGCCCTGCAACGCGGTTATTTCGACTGGCGTTTCACCCAGCGGCGCCTGGAGGTGCGGCCCTGGGATCACAGCGCCCGCTTGTCATTGGGACTCGATAGCGGCCAGCGCTATCATTTCGGCAAGGTCTATTTCCGCGGGCAGCATATAGAACCCGAGCGGTTGCAGAACCTGGTGCCCTTCGAAGAGGGAGCCCCTTATCTCGCCGGACGGGTGGCGCGTCTCAACCAGAATCTTGGCCAGACGGCATGGTTCGGCTCGGTCAGTGTGCGGCCGCGGCTCGACCAGGGGCCGGAGGCACTGGCCCTACCACCTCATGAGGCCGGCTGGTGGCACTCGCTGGATGTGGCGGACATCCCTCCGGCGCCGCCGGCTCCGCCGCGTATCAGCCCGCAGGCTCTGGGCGCCGCCGCCGAGTTGCAGGCACCCGAGACGCCTCGAGTGCCCATCGATGTGCTGGTCACGCCGGCCGATCGCCACCAGTTCGAGACCGGTATCGGCTATGCCACCGACGTCGGCCCCCGGGCCCGGCTCACCTGGAACCAGCCCTGGGTCAATCGTTATGGCCACAGCTGGAATCACGACCTTTACGTCTCCGGCCCCGAGCAGAAATTCAGCGGCAGCTATACCATGCCGCTCGAGGATCCGCTGCGCGACAGCTACGAACTGCAGTACGGGATTCGCAACAAGGACAGCGATGATACCGAGTCCCTGGAAGCCAGCGTCGAGTTCGGGCGCCGCTGGAAGTTCGACAACGGCTGGGAACAGTACCTCTACGTGCGCAGTACCTATGAAGACTTCACCCAGGCGGGCGAGTCCAACCAGGTCCTGCTGCTGTATCCCGGGGTACGCTGGTCGCGGACGCGAACCCACAATCCGACCTTCCCGACCTGGGGCGATCGCCAGCAGCTCACCGTCCAGTACTCCAACGAAGCCTGGGGCTCGGATGCCGAGTTCCTGAGGATCAACGGCGACACCCAATGGATCCGCATGCTCGGCGATGCCAACCGCTTCGTCGGCCGCCTCGGCGCCGGCAGCATAAGCACCAGCGATTTCGCCGATGTGCCGCCGTCGCTGCGCTTCTTCACCGGTGGTGACAACAGCGTGCGTGGCTATTCCTACGAAAGCCTGTCCCCGGAAGACGACGAGGGGCGCCTGATCGGTGGCAAGCAGCGCTTCGTGGCCAGCGTCGAAGCGCAGCGCCGCATCGCCGACAAATGGTGGCTGGCTTCCTTCGTGGATACTGGTGATGCCTTCACCGACTGGTGGCCGGAGCAGCTCAAGACCGGGGCCGGACTGGGGGTTCGATGGATCTCGCCGGTGGGGCCGATTCGCTTCGATGTCGCCCATCCCTTCGATGACGATGATGCCTATCGCATCCACTTTTCCATCGGACCGGAATTCTGA